A single window of Mycolicibacterium aurum DNA harbors:
- a CDS encoding LLM class flavin-dependent oxidoreductase gives MPLELAAFIRTTLPLDLSGLPALDGGRYHSLWMPDHLVSFWPDSIWTPEFTDLAHASPSPHRHLDALTLAGAVAARTTRTRLATSVLDTVRRHPVMLAQSALTLSHLSDGRFILGLGAGERENLAPYGFDDHRTVSRFAEALRLIRLLWDTDGPTDFTGQFFTLEHARLDAELHHTGPPPIWLGANGPRMLRLVGELGDGWWPTGSAGPQTYAVQLAHIREAAERAGRDPQAITPAKMVVCLVGEPDELSEILRRPLVKSLVLQLTADALAATGHRHPMGEHWRGIQDIDPRVLTRDRLVRLFEEVDPDAILSVVPHGTPKQVARQIAEFGEAGARVVSVLDYSGRAGQGYAAESARKVREVEDALLQITGSTS, from the coding sequence ATGCCCTTGGAGCTGGCCGCGTTCATCCGAACGACACTGCCGCTCGACCTCAGCGGGCTACCCGCCCTCGATGGTGGCCGCTACCACTCCCTGTGGATGCCGGATCACCTCGTGAGCTTCTGGCCGGACTCGATCTGGACACCCGAGTTCACCGACCTCGCGCACGCGTCGCCATCGCCGCATCGCCACCTGGATGCCCTCACCCTCGCCGGTGCCGTCGCGGCTCGCACGACACGAACGCGGCTCGCGACAAGCGTTCTCGACACCGTCCGCCGCCACCCCGTGATGCTGGCGCAGTCGGCATTGACCCTGAGCCACCTCTCGGACGGCAGGTTCATCCTGGGCCTCGGTGCCGGCGAGCGCGAGAATCTGGCTCCCTACGGCTTCGACGACCACCGCACGGTGAGCCGGTTCGCCGAGGCTCTCCGCCTGATCCGACTGCTCTGGGACACTGACGGACCGACCGACTTCACCGGGCAGTTCTTCACGCTGGAGCACGCCCGTCTGGACGCCGAGCTGCATCACACCGGGCCGCCCCCGATCTGGCTCGGGGCCAACGGCCCCCGCATGCTTCGGCTCGTCGGTGAACTCGGCGACGGCTGGTGGCCGACGGGCAGTGCCGGGCCGCAGACCTATGCCGTTCAGCTGGCCCACATTCGGGAGGCGGCCGAACGGGCCGGACGCGATCCGCAGGCGATCACGCCGGCCAAGATGGTGGTGTGCCTCGTCGGCGAGCCGGACGAGCTGAGCGAGATTCTGCGACGTCCGCTGGTGAAGTCGCTGGTGCTGCAGCTGACGGCCGACGCACTGGCGGCCACCGGTCACCGCCATCCGATGGGGGAGCACTGGCGTGGGATCCAGGACATCGACCCGCGCGTGCTCACCCGCGACAGACTGGTCCGGCTGTTCGAGGAGGTGGACCCGGACGCGATCCTGTCCGTCGTCCCTCATGGCACGCCGAAGCAAGTCGCCCGGCAGATCGCCGAGTTCGGCGAGGCGGGTGCGCGGGTCGTGTCGGTGCTCGACTACAGCGGAAGGGCCGGGCAGGGGTACGCCGCGGAGTCGGCGCGCAAAGTTCGCGAGGTCGAGGATGCCTTGCTGCAGATCACAGGAAGCACGTCATGA
- a CDS encoding sulfotransferase family protein has translation MTMLDADTLVADAQESTGLSDFGDDTLPARVALVVDRLNSAELDDTGSRAAARTIDGLLTSRLSFVADRGRLPLAAEQITAPLFATGEPRSGTTLLHALLAEDEGSRALRFWEVMYPSPPPGPADVDDPRRTQADADWREILDRIPPWIVSHPYNDLLGAGLPECERTWAFDFRATNPSAWWRVPMTIQNFPQDHHAQYALHRMMLQHIQHSRTQKRWVLKGFHGRRLRALFDSYPDARIVWVHRDPVQVLASQIVAFGQINESLAGRLDWTQYAEDTIEGSRTNFHAYLTDPYVDDPRIHHVRYRDFVSDPVATIGGFYDFAGLSLTADAEKAMRAYLDTNRSDRYGKFTYSTDVLPVPVQQLHDEFAAYRERFGIDIETRH, from the coding sequence ATGACGATGTTGGACGCGGACACCCTGGTCGCCGACGCGCAGGAATCGACCGGACTCAGCGACTTCGGTGATGACACGCTGCCTGCGCGGGTGGCGCTGGTCGTCGACAGGCTGAACAGCGCCGAACTCGACGACACAGGTTCGCGGGCGGCCGCACGCACGATCGACGGACTGCTGACGAGCCGCCTGAGTTTCGTCGCCGATCGTGGGCGCCTACCCCTTGCGGCAGAACAGATCACGGCCCCACTCTTCGCCACCGGTGAGCCGCGGTCGGGGACGACGCTGCTGCATGCCCTGCTCGCCGAGGACGAAGGTTCACGCGCACTGCGCTTCTGGGAGGTCATGTATCCGTCGCCACCACCCGGACCGGCCGACGTCGACGACCCGCGCCGCACGCAGGCCGACGCCGACTGGCGGGAGATCCTGGACCGCATTCCGCCGTGGATCGTCAGCCACCCGTACAACGACCTGCTCGGAGCCGGGCTGCCCGAGTGTGAACGCACGTGGGCCTTCGACTTCCGCGCCACCAACCCGAGCGCCTGGTGGCGAGTCCCCATGACGATTCAGAACTTTCCGCAGGACCACCACGCGCAGTACGCCCTGCATCGCATGATGCTGCAGCACATTCAGCACAGCCGCACGCAGAAGCGCTGGGTGCTCAAGGGCTTTCATGGCCGTCGTCTGCGAGCGCTGTTCGACAGCTATCCCGACGCCCGGATCGTCTGGGTTCACCGCGACCCCGTGCAGGTACTGGCCTCGCAGATCGTGGCGTTCGGACAGATCAACGAGAGCCTTGCCGGGAGGCTGGACTGGACGCAGTACGCCGAGGACACGATCGAGGGCTCGCGGACCAACTTCCACGCGTACCTCACCGACCCGTACGTGGATGACCCGCGCATCCACCACGTCCGCTACCGGGACTTCGTCAGCGACCCGGTCGCCACCATCGGCGGCTTCTACGATTTCGCCGGACTGTCCCTGACGGCCGACGCCGAGAAGGCGATGCGCGCCTACCTCGACACCAATCGCAGCGACCGGTACGGCAAGTTCACCTACTCCACCGATGTCCTTCCGGTTCCCGTGCAGCAGCTGCATGACGAATTCGCCGCCTACCGAGAGCGATTCGGCATCGACATCGAGACGAGGCACTGA
- a CDS encoding DUF1214 domain-containing protein, which translates to MAFGDSADDEALRTAWHDFCDRLKAAGDLAFKDTSPANAPQRADAFRYLTQNLGQAYDLALETKNTRYPMIHPFCGPSRKLGGDNADFVYLQAWIDGTSTYRIEGNRGTARFINFTVQGPRPEKDVYYGADHPNLHEPFGDTPEANITGDDLETEPDGSFVLYVGGERRAPNWLPTTPGSRKLFMRQGFDSWSERSAQFSIERIDMDEPRPVPTPQDLIASMRWAGDFLTGTMADWPDRELQIGSLFGEPEPNVFPGARFAGTAEQRDARRGRLIVTMPWRLGPDEALIVEFPDDGEFWMLTNMGAFWNSMDYLYRPVSYTPSRSAIDADGRVRMVMAHNDPGVHNWIDTQHFSEGYLTMRVIGSRQLPEVSTAVVSADDLSTVLSADTRRVTPAERAGQLHARFDAIRRRYRI; encoded by the coding sequence ATGGCCTTCGGTGACAGCGCGGACGACGAGGCGCTGCGCACGGCCTGGCACGACTTCTGTGACCGGCTCAAGGCGGCCGGTGATCTCGCGTTCAAGGACACCTCACCGGCCAACGCCCCGCAGCGTGCCGACGCCTTCCGCTACCTGACGCAGAACCTCGGGCAGGCCTACGACCTGGCTCTGGAGACCAAGAACACCCGCTATCCGATGATCCATCCGTTCTGCGGGCCGAGCCGCAAGCTCGGCGGCGACAACGCCGACTTCGTCTATCTGCAGGCGTGGATCGACGGCACCTCGACGTATCGGATCGAGGGCAACCGAGGTACGGCGCGATTCATCAACTTCACGGTCCAGGGGCCGCGCCCCGAGAAGGACGTGTACTACGGCGCCGACCATCCGAACCTGCACGAGCCGTTCGGCGACACTCCCGAGGCGAACATCACCGGCGACGACCTGGAGACCGAGCCCGATGGCAGCTTCGTCCTCTACGTCGGTGGTGAACGGCGTGCCCCGAATTGGCTTCCGACGACGCCGGGTTCGCGCAAGCTCTTCATGCGGCAGGGCTTCGACTCGTGGTCGGAACGTTCGGCGCAGTTCAGCATCGAGCGCATCGACATGGACGAGCCGCGTCCCGTCCCGACACCGCAGGATCTCATCGCGTCGATGCGGTGGGCCGGCGACTTCCTCACCGGGACGATGGCGGACTGGCCCGACCGCGAACTGCAGATCGGTTCGTTGTTCGGCGAGCCCGAGCCCAACGTATTTCCCGGCGCGCGCTTCGCAGGCACGGCGGAGCAGCGCGATGCCCGCCGCGGCAGGCTCATCGTCACCATGCCGTGGCGTCTGGGACCGGACGAAGCGTTGATCGTCGAGTTTCCCGACGACGGCGAGTTCTGGATGCTGACGAACATGGGCGCGTTCTGGAACAGCATGGATTACCTGTATCGGCCGGTGAGCTACACGCCGAGCAGATCGGCGATCGACGCCGACGGCCGCGTGCGAATGGTGATGGCCCACAACGATCCCGGCGTACACAATTGGATCGACACCCAACACTTCAGCGAGGGCTACCTCACGATGCGTGTCATCGGAAGTCGGCAGCTGCCTGAGGTCAGCACCGCTGTCGTCTCCGCCGACGATCTGAGCACCGTCCTGTCGGCCGACACCCGACGCGTCACGCCCGCGGAGCGCGCCGGGCAACTGCACGCCCGCTTCGACGCCATCCGCCGCAGGTACAGGATCTGA
- a CDS encoding VOC family protein, which yields MDPTLETLAASAFDNVYHVGHLVPDLLPAMHTLGDALQITWAPPFEMRSGFVGPDGSADDQTVRIAFSMSGPPYLELIEVVAAADSIFAEPKLGGMHHVGYYAQRWRDDAARLQDEGWELERTGAGVAFLRDPRSGLRVEVVSVKGRDFLTRVLNGEMATQYPLTRT from the coding sequence ATGGACCCGACACTCGAGACGCTCGCCGCGTCGGCCTTCGACAACGTCTACCACGTGGGTCATCTCGTTCCAGATCTGTTGCCGGCCATGCACACACTCGGCGATGCCCTGCAGATCACGTGGGCACCTCCGTTCGAGATGCGCAGCGGCTTCGTCGGCCCGGACGGCTCCGCGGACGACCAGACTGTGCGCATCGCGTTCTCCATGTCCGGCCCGCCGTACCTGGAGCTGATCGAGGTGGTCGCTGCCGCCGACTCGATCTTCGCCGAACCGAAGCTCGGCGGCATGCACCACGTCGGTTACTACGCACAGCGCTGGCGCGACGACGCCGCACGGCTGCAGGACGAGGGTTGGGAGTTGGAGCGCACGGGTGCCGGGGTGGCGTTCCTGCGCGACCCGCGGAGCGGACTTCGCGTGGAGGTGGTGAGCGTCAAAGGCCGCGACTTTCTGACCCGGGTGCTCAACGGTGAGATGGCGACGCAGTACCCCCTGACGCGCACATGA
- a CDS encoding carboxylesterase/lipase family protein codes for MTAVAHTSYGALCGDATGDVVVFRGVPYAAPPTDERRWRPPQPMAGWAGVRDALAFGPIAPQDISAGRLAKRGLTMSEDCLTLNIWTPAADDNRRPVLVFLHGGGQTQGHGSAPLLDGSRLARRGDIVVVTVNFRLGVLGALYAPGLHGADSTNLTLRDQRHALQWVRGEIAAFGGDPGAVTVVGQSSGAIAITALLAGGCNLFDRVILQSGGLERVRSTEAAAAVAGQLVSTGAFARDDEPDVAEILAAQRGIDTGFVPPQGPFHPCVDGDVIAEHPLVVARTRDMPAIPILAGTTRDEWRIFDAALDEGIFTEQYVRDRAHALAGDGHDAGAVVETYRADHRTLRDVASAMVTDYHFTAPTEQFVRAHAERGSAVFRYELQWPSPRAGLGACHDSCLPLLFGNLDAAPALAGDGDAARHMSDGLQGLWLDFVRGGEPWEHYDGVGGSTMLLGPEIGIARGHRMEQLAIWEKRYPAYG; via the coding sequence ATGACCGCAGTCGCGCACACCTCGTACGGAGCGCTGTGCGGCGACGCCACCGGCGACGTCGTCGTCTTTCGCGGCGTGCCCTATGCCGCGCCGCCGACGGACGAGCGTCGTTGGCGCCCTCCACAACCCATGGCGGGTTGGGCCGGCGTACGCGACGCACTCGCATTCGGGCCGATCGCCCCGCAGGACATATCGGCCGGGCGGCTGGCCAAGCGCGGCCTCACCATGAGCGAGGACTGCCTCACGCTCAACATCTGGACGCCGGCCGCCGACGACAACCGCAGGCCCGTACTGGTCTTCCTGCACGGCGGTGGGCAGACGCAGGGTCACGGATCCGCTCCGCTCCTCGACGGTTCGCGGCTCGCCCGCCGGGGCGACATCGTGGTGGTGACCGTGAACTTCCGGCTCGGCGTGCTGGGTGCGCTCTATGCGCCGGGCTTGCACGGGGCCGACTCCACCAACCTGACACTGCGCGACCAGAGACACGCGCTGCAGTGGGTGCGCGGCGAAATCGCCGCTTTCGGCGGCGACCCGGGCGCCGTCACGGTGGTGGGCCAATCCTCCGGTGCGATCGCGATTACGGCGTTGCTCGCCGGCGGGTGCAACCTCTTCGACCGCGTGATCCTGCAAAGCGGCGGACTGGAGCGCGTGCGCTCCACGGAGGCCGCCGCGGCCGTGGCCGGCCAGCTCGTGTCAACCGGTGCGTTCGCGCGTGATGATGAACCGGATGTGGCGGAAATCCTTGCTGCACAACGCGGCATCGACACTGGTTTCGTGCCGCCGCAGGGCCCGTTCCATCCCTGCGTCGACGGCGACGTCATCGCCGAGCATCCGTTGGTGGTCGCGAGAACGCGCGACATGCCGGCGATCCCCATCCTCGCCGGAACGACGCGCGACGAGTGGCGGATCTTCGACGCGGCGCTCGACGAGGGCATCTTCACCGAGCAGTATGTGCGTGACAGAGCACATGCACTCGCCGGGGATGGCCACGACGCGGGCGCGGTGGTGGAGACGTACCGCGCCGACCACCGCACGCTTCGCGATGTCGCCAGCGCAATGGTCACCGACTACCACTTCACCGCGCCCACCGAGCAATTCGTCCGGGCGCATGCCGAGCGCGGCAGCGCGGTGTTCCGCTACGAACTGCAGTGGCCCTCTCCGCGTGCCGGACTCGGGGCGTGTCACGATTCGTGCCTGCCCTTGCTCTTCGGCAACCTGGATGCTGCGCCCGCGCTGGCCGGTGACGGCGACGCGGCGCGCCACATGTCAGACGGACTCCAGGGGCTGTGGCTGGATTTCGTCCGCGGGGGAGAGCCCTGGGAACACTATGACGGAGTGGGCGGGTCGACGATGCTGCTCGGCCCCGAGATCGGGATTGCGCGCGGACACCGCATGGAGCAGCTCGCCATCTGGGAGAAACGCTATCCCGCCTACGGGTGA
- a CDS encoding carboxylesterase/lipase family protein: MGLTACRDERSASAGRIAMPEFYLLPEADEQTVSAGEAAGEPQCAKALSLRLEAPLSTRNPVVESAAGRFLGLQDGSVAKFLGLPYAEPPVDDLRFALPKPAAPLGEFHATAFGPTPPASMELPAPFTYPEIEGDGWLSLNVWTPAPMAEGAKLPVYVWFYGGSFAMGNTAQDIFDGSTFARDGVVYVSANYRVGIEGFTHFPDAPDNRGLHDQILALQWVQDNIAQFGGDPDRVTIGGESAGSMSVSTLATTRFAGTLFQQVICESGIGIAFTLEEAAKATGFVAAALHKLPTAKSVSAVEARDAGKKVAEKLRKLSPHNILTVFAPVIDGDLLHETPVKSLSERPAPVTMIIGHNKNEADFWRVFGEFAPSDGALDALVLALTPFRAKRDLIQTYVDAYGDTLSKQDIFVEFVSDAAFCAPSLAAQRGQGTNCYAYLFTWPSSIHSKTALHTLDLGFAFDNVDAPGFIAYAGPDAPQSLADEIHGSWVRFITTGVPEDDWKPYSSEADIRVFGPPGRRNIEVLSAWKY; encoded by the coding sequence GTGGGCCTGACGGCATGTAGAGATGAGCGGTCGGCGTCCGCTGGCCGCATCGCGATGCCTGAGTTTTACTTGTTGCCGGAAGCTGACGAACAGACAGTTTCCGCTGGCGAGGCAGCCGGCGAGCCACAATGCGCGAAAGCACTTTCCCTGAGGCTGGAGGCTCCTTTGAGTACTCGCAATCCTGTCGTCGAGTCCGCAGCCGGAAGGTTCCTCGGCCTGCAGGATGGTTCTGTCGCAAAGTTCTTGGGCCTCCCGTACGCGGAACCGCCGGTGGATGACCTGCGGTTCGCGTTGCCCAAGCCGGCGGCGCCCCTTGGGGAGTTCCACGCCACGGCCTTCGGTCCCACACCGCCCGCGTCGATGGAACTTCCGGCTCCGTTCACGTACCCCGAGATCGAGGGTGACGGGTGGCTGAGCCTCAACGTATGGACACCGGCCCCGATGGCGGAGGGCGCGAAGCTGCCGGTGTACGTCTGGTTCTATGGCGGATCGTTCGCGATGGGCAACACCGCACAGGACATCTTCGACGGCTCGACATTCGCGCGAGACGGTGTCGTGTACGTCTCCGCGAATTACCGGGTGGGCATCGAGGGTTTCACGCACTTCCCAGACGCGCCGGACAACCGCGGACTCCACGATCAAATCCTGGCGCTGCAATGGGTTCAGGACAATATTGCCCAGTTCGGCGGCGACCCCGATCGAGTGACGATCGGTGGTGAGTCGGCCGGTTCGATGAGCGTCTCGACCTTGGCCACCACACGGTTCGCCGGGACACTGTTTCAGCAGGTGATCTGCGAGTCGGGAATCGGCATCGCCTTCACGCTGGAAGAAGCGGCGAAGGCAACGGGCTTCGTCGCTGCGGCCCTGCACAAGTTACCGACCGCGAAGTCAGTCAGTGCGGTCGAGGCACGAGACGCAGGCAAAAAGGTCGCGGAGAAGCTCCGCAAGCTGAGCCCCCACAACATCCTGACGGTGTTCGCGCCGGTGATCGACGGGGATCTCCTGCATGAAACCCCGGTGAAGTCGCTGTCCGAGCGACCAGCACCCGTGACGATGATCATCGGCCACAACAAGAACGAAGCCGACTTCTGGCGGGTGTTCGGAGAGTTCGCACCGAGCGACGGAGCGCTGGACGCGCTGGTGCTGGCGCTGACGCCGTTTCGGGCCAAGCGTGACTTGATCCAGACCTACGTGGATGCGTATGGCGACACGTTGTCCAAGCAGGACATCTTCGTCGAATTCGTCTCCGACGCAGCATTTTGCGCACCGAGCCTGGCAGCGCAGCGTGGGCAGGGGACCAACTGCTATGCGTACCTGTTCACGTGGCCGAGCAGTATCCACAGCAAGACCGCGCTACACACGCTCGATCTCGGGTTCGCGTTCGATAACGTCGACGCCCCGGGGTTCATTGCCTACGCAGGCCCGGACGCGCCACAATCGCTCGCCGACGAGATCCACGGCAGCTGGGTGCGGTTCATCACAACCGGCGTACCAGAGGATGATTGGAAACCGTATTCATCGGAGGCGGACATCCGGGTCTTCGGCCCGCCAGGTCGGCGCAATATCGAGGTGCTGTCTGCCTGGAAGTACTGA